The following proteins come from a genomic window of Methanobacterium sp.:
- a CDS encoding thiamine pyrophosphate-binding protein, with protein sequence MVKYRCVVCNYVFDEKIEGKKFKDLPDDWKCPLCNVSKDMFVPLKEKAEEAPKLVGKTVSDVLVDQLVEWGVKYVFGMPGTSVLGIIESIRKNDKIKYIQVRHEETAAFMASAYGKLTGHVAVCLTIAGPGSTNLATGLYDAMLDHSPVLAITGIVKRQIIGPGSFQEIDQYSFFRPVSVFDKILMSRKQTVPLVTLALKHAIIDGGVSHIGIPVDLQNSLHDAETLPFEGNFPNNSISQPEIMVKKAARIIDESHRPVIITGFGAMGQGDNIIEIADKISAPVVSTFRGKGVINEYHRLYVGSHGGIGSSAAAKLVKDSDLLIVIGCSFSDQTMLPEKRMVQIDINPMMIAKRHPVEAGLFGNSSVLVPELKEKVKENKKGDYLDEIRNLKQEWLDLLQKEADSTKTPIRPQYIVKVLNEKIADDAIITLDVGDNGWWFGRNFLMKKTQKMIFSGYLGSMAFSLPAAIAAQLIYPERQVICTAGDGGFSMLMADFMTAVKNELPIKVFIFNNSELAMIRQEQLMENYPNYETKLHSFDFAEYARNCGGVGIKVETPEELEEAVDEALELNKPVIVDINTDPLRFV encoded by the coding sequence ATGGTAAAATACAGGTGTGTGGTATGTAATTACGTATTTGATGAAAAAATAGAAGGAAAAAAGTTTAAGGATTTACCTGATGACTGGAAATGCCCTTTATGCAATGTATCTAAAGACATGTTTGTTCCATTAAAAGAAAAAGCTGAAGAAGCTCCAAAGTTGGTAGGAAAAACTGTATCTGATGTACTGGTTGATCAATTGGTTGAATGGGGTGTCAAATATGTTTTTGGAATGCCTGGAACGTCAGTTTTAGGAATCATTGAATCTATAAGGAAAAATGATAAAATAAAATATATTCAGGTAAGGCATGAAGAGACGGCAGCTTTTATGGCATCAGCTTACGGCAAACTCACAGGACATGTTGCTGTATGTCTTACAATAGCAGGACCAGGATCAACAAATTTAGCAACAGGGCTGTATGATGCCATGCTGGATCACTCGCCAGTTCTGGCAATAACCGGTATTGTAAAAAGACAGATAATTGGTCCTGGTTCTTTCCAGGAGATTGACCAGTATTCCTTTTTTAGACCAGTGTCAGTGTTTGATAAAATTTTAATGTCCAGAAAACAAACTGTACCGCTTGTAACTCTTGCATTAAAGCATGCAATTATAGATGGAGGTGTTTCTCATATTGGAATTCCAGTTGATCTTCAAAACAGTCTGCATGATGCAGAAACACTTCCATTTGAAGGAAACTTTCCCAATAATTCAATTTCACAGCCTGAAATTATGGTTAAAAAAGCAGCCCGCATAATAGATGAATCCCATAGACCGGTGATAATTACAGGTTTTGGGGCAATGGGACAGGGTGATAATATAATAGAGATTGCAGATAAAATTTCAGCACCTGTTGTTTCAACATTTCGGGGAAAAGGAGTAATTAATGAATATCACAGGCTTTATGTTGGAAGTCATGGGGGGATTGGTTCATCTGCTGCAGCCAAACTGGTTAAGGATTCTGATCTTTTAATTGTGATAGGATGTTCCTTTTCTGACCAGACAATGCTTCCAGAAAAAAGGATGGTGCAGATTGACATAAATCCCATGATGATAGCAAAAAGGCACCCTGTGGAGGCGGGTCTTTTTGGAAATTCATCGGTTTTGGTACCTGAATTAAAAGAAAAGGTTAAAGAAAATAAAAAAGGAGACTATTTAGATGAAATAAGGAATTTAAAACAGGAATGGCTGGATTTACTTCAAAAAGAAGCTGATTCAACAAAAACACCCATACGCCCTCAATACATTGTAAAGGTTCTGAATGAAAAGATTGCAGATGATGCCATAATAACTCTGGATGTTGGAGATAATGGCTGGTGGTTTGGAAGGAATTTCTTGATGAAAAAGACTCAAAAAATGATATTTTCAGGTTATCTTGGTTCAATGGCATTTTCATTACCTGCAGCCATAGCAGCACAGCTTATATATCCTGAAAGACAGGTAATATGCACTGCTGGAGACGGTGGATTTTCAATGCTTATGGCTGATTTTATGACCGCTGTAAAAAATGAACTGCCAATCAAGGTATTTATTTTCAATAACAGTGAATTAGCCATGATTCGGCAGGAACAGCTTATGGAAAATTATCCAAATTATGAAACAAAATTGCACAGCTTTGATTTTGCAGAATATGCAAGGAATTGTGGTGGAGTAGGGATAAAAGTTGAAACCCCAGAGGAATTAGAAGAAGCAGTTGATGAAGCGCTTGAATTAAATAAACCGGTTATTGTTGATATTAATACAGATCCACTAAGATTTGTATGA
- a CDS encoding glutamate synthase-related protein, which yields MEHSAKIGRKIEDSKKNQKKCACPYCPSYPHDCKGDVLYCARGKSQCDIRPEGCICNTCPIYYEYGLKGIYFCNKDEVGPNKISMRKKKSYESDSVYESMVNIKETAATGKSIISSMGSLKKIPFSLNNLHFVPAQVNKIPLNFEDEVKTEVVIGPASKKPFEISSPLMISGMSFGAVSRNVRLVIAKTAKKLKIGFNSGEGGILPEEKEIAGNQMIVQYSTGRFGISEKILESASAVEIRFGQGAYPGKGSFLPADKITNEIAEIRDIKMGESAYSPANHFDMKSPGEIRDKVNELGKITRGAPIGAKIGCGNIEKDLEILVDSKVDFIALDGFGGATGATDRYVRENMGIPITAALPRAYRYLKELEVKDSISLIAGGRLIDSADFAKCLALGADAIYTGTSALIAMGCEQYRICYTGMCPTGITTQKSQLMNQLDVDEGVKKLTNFINVSNNEVANLTRIVGKNDVKTLDKDDLVSMDKDLSSITGVKWVNGKYQ from the coding sequence ATGGAACATTCTGCAAAAATTGGAAGAAAAATTGAGGATTCAAAAAAAAATCAGAAGAAGTGTGCGTGTCCATACTGTCCAAGTTATCCTCATGATTGTAAGGGAGATGTTCTTTACTGTGCCCGGGGTAAAAGTCAATGTGATATCCGGCCAGAGGGATGTATATGCAATACATGCCCTATTTACTATGAATATGGGCTAAAGGGAATTTATTTCTGCAATAAAGATGAAGTTGGGCCGAATAAGATATCCATGCGTAAAAAAAAGTCTTATGAGAGCGATTCAGTTTATGAAAGCATGGTGAATATCAAGGAAACAGCAGCTACAGGTAAAAGCATCATTTCTTCAATGGGGTCACTTAAAAAAATACCTTTTTCACTGAATAACCTTCATTTTGTGCCTGCTCAGGTAAATAAAATACCTTTAAATTTTGAAGATGAGGTTAAAACTGAAGTTGTAATAGGGCCTGCCTCTAAAAAACCTTTTGAAATTTCATCACCCCTTATGATTTCAGGGATGAGTTTTGGGGCTGTATCACGAAATGTAAGGCTTGTTATTGCAAAAACAGCAAAAAAACTTAAAATTGGATTTAATTCTGGTGAAGGAGGTATACTTCCAGAAGAAAAGGAAATAGCCGGAAATCAGATGATTGTGCAGTATTCAACAGGGAGATTTGGAATCAGTGAAAAAATACTTGAATCAGCTTCTGCGGTGGAAATTCGTTTTGGTCAGGGCGCTTATCCTGGTAAAGGCAGTTTTTTACCTGCAGATAAAATTACGAATGAAATTGCAGAGATAAGGGATATTAAAATGGGAGAATCAGCTTATTCTCCGGCGAATCATTTTGATATGAAAAGTCCTGGAGAAATCAGGGATAAAGTGAATGAGCTTGGAAAGATTACGCGTGGTGCTCCAATAGGAGCAAAAATTGGATGCGGTAATATTGAAAAAGATTTAGAAATTCTTGTAGATTCAAAAGTGGATTTTATAGCGCTTGATGGATTTGGAGGAGCTACAGGAGCAACGGATCGTTATGTAAGGGAGAATATGGGTATTCCTATTACTGCCGCACTTCCAAGAGCTTACAGATATCTTAAAGAGCTCGAAGTTAAAGACAGTATATCCTTAATTGCAGGCGGACGACTCATTGATTCTGCAGACTTTGCTAAATGCCTTGCTTTAGGTGCAGATGCAATATATACTGGAACCTCGGCACTTATAGCCATGGGGTGTGAGCAGTACAGAATTTGCTACACTGGAATGTGCCCTACAGGAATTACAACTCAAAAATCACAGTTAATGAATCAATTAGACGTTGATGAAGGAGTTAAAAAACTTACTAACTTTATAAATGTGTCTAATAACGAAGTTGCCAATTTAACACGTATCGTTGGCAAAAACGACGTGAAAACTTTAGATAAAGATGATCTGGTGTCAATGGATAAAGATCTGTCTTCTATTACTGGTGTTAAATGGGTTAACGGCAAATACCAGTAA